In a single window of the Amycolatopsis sp. cg5 genome:
- a CDS encoding IclR family transcriptional regulator — protein sequence MRNSEGPSQVQSVDRAISVLEILAREGEAGITEISVELGVHKSTVSRLVSVLEARGLVEQLGERGKYAIGFGMVRLAGAATGRMDLAKLGRHSCQALAETLGETVNIAVADDGVAINISQARGAAAISTQNWTGQRTPLHATSSGKVLLANMAEAERRKLLRRKLEQYTPRTTVEPTELTLELDRVLEEGYAACFEELELGLHAVAVPILGPGGEVIAAMSASGPSYRLSKQRVRQIVRPMTQAAEELSSQLGYFKS from the coding sequence TGCTGGAAATACTCGCCCGCGAGGGCGAAGCGGGCATCACCGAGATCTCGGTCGAGCTGGGCGTGCACAAGTCGACCGTCTCGCGGCTGGTGAGCGTGCTGGAGGCGCGCGGGCTGGTCGAGCAGCTCGGCGAACGCGGGAAGTACGCCATCGGCTTCGGCATGGTGCGCCTGGCCGGCGCCGCCACCGGGCGCATGGACCTGGCGAAACTCGGGCGGCACAGCTGCCAGGCGCTGGCCGAGACGCTCGGCGAGACGGTCAACATCGCCGTCGCCGACGACGGCGTCGCGATCAACATCAGCCAGGCGCGCGGCGCCGCGGCGATCAGCACGCAGAACTGGACCGGCCAGCGCACCCCGCTGCACGCCACGTCCAGCGGCAAGGTGCTGCTGGCGAACATGGCCGAGGCCGAGCGGCGCAAGCTGCTGCGCCGCAAGCTGGAGCAGTACACCCCGCGCACCACCGTCGAGCCCACCGAGCTGACGCTGGAGCTGGACCGGGTGCTCGAAGAGGGTTACGCCGCCTGCTTCGAGGAGCTGGAACTCGGGCTGCACGCGGTGGCCGTGCCGATACTCGGGCCGGGCGGTGAGGTGATCGCCGCGATGAGCGCTTCGGGCCCGTCGTACCGGCTGTCGAAACAGCGCGTGCGGCAAATCGTGCGGCCGATGACCCAAGCGGCGGAAGAACTTTCGTCGCAGCTGGGGTACTTCAAGAGCTGA
- a CDS encoding FAD-dependent oxidoreductase, with translation MAVTPRVVLIGAGIVGCALADELTARGWTDVTVLEQGDLFTTGGSSSHAPGLVFQTNGCRTMTEFAKYTVAKYSELTLDGGWCFNQVGGLEVATTPERLGDLKRRQGWATASGVASSLVGPEECAALHPLVDPAKVLGGFHIPSDGLAKPLRAAEAQAQLAIGRGARFLARQKVIAIERSAGRVTGVTTETDTFRADVVVSCAGMWGPVIGGLVDLTVPLVPMAHQYARTTALPQLAGHNTEPGEASKPILRHQDADLYFREHVDRIGIGAYGHRPMPIDAAEIADPRTSPGMPSELTFTPADFDESWAAAVDLLPSLGEAKVEEGINGLFSFTPDGMPLLGEHPELDGFWLAEAVWITHSAGVARSMAEWLIDGQPRLDLHSCDLARFEKVQLAPDYVHARSCQSFVEVYDVLHPLQPMEDPRPLRTSPFYERQAELGAFFLEAGGWERPHWYEANANLPEVERVPARNDWAARYWSPIAGAEALVARERVAMFDMTALKRLEISGPGALPFLQTLTTNQLDKKPGAVTYTLLLGEDGGVRSDLTVARLDAQRFQVGVNGNLDIDWFSRHLPGDGTVQIQETTPGTCCIGLWGPRARDLVQPLSTTDFSHKALGYFKACKAYLREVPVTAMRLSYVGELGWELYTTADMGRKLWDILWEAGQEHGVIAAGRDAFNSMRLEKGYRSWGTDMTAEHDPYEAGIGFAVRMDKGYFIGRDAIEGRSEATVSRRLTCLTWDDAHAVVLGKEPVFVGGRPRGYVTSAAYGYTIGKNIAYAWLPARLDGPVEIEYFGTRVPVQVSEEPLFDPKMTRLRS, from the coding sequence ATGGCCGTCACCCCTCGCGTCGTGCTGATCGGGGCAGGCATCGTCGGCTGCGCGCTCGCCGACGAGCTGACCGCACGAGGCTGGACCGACGTCACCGTCCTGGAGCAGGGCGACCTGTTCACCACCGGCGGCTCCAGCTCGCACGCGCCCGGCCTGGTCTTCCAGACCAACGGCTGCCGGACCATGACCGAGTTCGCGAAGTACACCGTCGCCAAGTACTCGGAGCTCACCCTCGACGGCGGGTGGTGCTTCAATCAGGTCGGCGGCCTCGAGGTCGCGACGACGCCCGAGCGGCTCGGAGATCTCAAGCGAAGACAGGGCTGGGCCACCGCTTCCGGGGTCGCGAGTTCGCTGGTCGGGCCGGAGGAATGCGCCGCGCTGCACCCGCTGGTCGACCCCGCCAAGGTGCTCGGCGGGTTCCACATCCCGTCCGACGGGCTCGCCAAACCACTGCGCGCCGCCGAAGCACAGGCCCAGCTCGCGATCGGCCGCGGCGCCCGGTTCCTCGCGCGCCAGAAGGTGATCGCGATCGAGCGGTCCGCGGGCCGCGTCACCGGCGTGACCACCGAGACGGACACGTTCCGCGCGGACGTCGTCGTCTCGTGCGCGGGCATGTGGGGGCCGGTGATCGGCGGCCTCGTCGATCTCACGGTGCCGCTGGTGCCGATGGCGCACCAGTACGCGCGCACCACCGCACTGCCGCAGCTGGCCGGGCACAACACCGAGCCGGGCGAAGCGAGCAAGCCGATACTGCGGCATCAGGACGCCGACCTCTACTTCCGCGAGCATGTCGACCGGATCGGCATCGGCGCGTACGGGCACCGGCCGATGCCGATCGACGCCGCCGAGATCGCCGATCCGCGCACGTCGCCGGGCATGCCGTCCGAGCTGACCTTCACCCCCGCCGACTTCGACGAGTCGTGGGCCGCCGCCGTCGACCTGCTGCCGTCGCTGGGCGAGGCCAAGGTCGAGGAGGGCATCAACGGCCTGTTCTCGTTCACCCCCGACGGCATGCCGCTGCTCGGCGAGCATCCGGAACTGGACGGCTTCTGGCTGGCCGAAGCCGTTTGGATCACGCATTCCGCGGGCGTCGCGCGGTCGATGGCCGAGTGGCTCATCGACGGGCAGCCGCGTCTCGACCTGCACTCGTGCGACCTCGCGCGGTTCGAAAAGGTCCAACTGGCACCGGATTACGTGCATGCGCGCAGCTGCCAGAGTTTCGTCGAGGTGTACGACGTGCTGCATCCCTTGCAGCCCATGGAAGATCCGCGGCCATTGCGTACCAGTCCGTTCTACGAGCGGCAGGCCGAACTCGGCGCGTTCTTCCTCGAAGCGGGCGGCTGGGAACGGCCGCATTGGTACGAGGCGAACGCGAATCTGCCCGAGGTCGAGCGCGTCCCGGCACGCAACGACTGGGCCGCGCGGTACTGGTCGCCGATCGCGGGCGCCGAGGCGCTGGTGGCCCGCGAACGCGTCGCGATGTTCGACATGACGGCGTTGAAACGGCTGGAGATCAGCGGCCCCGGCGCGCTGCCGTTCCTGCAGACGCTGACCACGAACCAGCTCGACAAGAAACCGGGCGCGGTGACGTACACGTTGCTGCTCGGCGAAGACGGCGGCGTGCGCAGCGACCTGACCGTCGCGCGGCTGGACGCGCAGCGGTTCCAGGTCGGCGTGAACGGGAACCTCGATATCGACTGGTTCTCACGGCATCTGCCCGGTGACGGCACCGTCCAGATCCAGGAAACGACGCCGGGCACCTGCTGTATCGGACTGTGGGGGCCACGCGCGCGCGACCTGGTGCAGCCACTGTCCACAACGGACTTCTCGCACAAGGCGCTCGGATACTTCAAGGCGTGCAAGGCTTATCTCCGCGAAGTGCCGGTGACGGCCATGCGACTGTCCTATGTGGGCGAACTCGGCTGGGAGCTGTACACCACGGCCGACATGGGCCGGAAGCTCTGGGACATCCTCTGGGAGGCCGGGCAGGAGCACGGTGTCATCGCGGCGGGACGCGACGCGTTCAACTCCATGCGGTTGGAGAAGGGCTACCGGTCGTGGGGCACCGACATGACCGCCGAGCACGACCCGTACGAGGCCGGGATCGGCTTCGCCGTGCGGATGGACAAGGGCTACTTCATCGGCCGCGACGCCATCGAGGGCCGGTCCGAGGCGACCGTCTCACGCCGGTTGACCTGCCTGACCTGGGACGACGCGCACGCGGTCGTGCTGGGCAAGGAACCGGTGTTCGTCGGCGGGCGGCCACGCGGCTACGTCACCAGCGCGGCGTACGGGTACACGATCGGCAAGAACATCGCGTACGCCTGGCTGCCCGCGCGGCTCGACGGGCCGGTGGAGATCGAGTACTTCGGGACACGCGTTCCCGTCCAGGTTTCCGAAGAACCGCTGTTCGACCCCAAGATGACCAGGCTGAGGAGCTGA
- the solA gene encoding N-methyl-L-tryptophan oxidase, translating to MPHDTIVIGLGGMGSAAAYRLAQRGHRVLGIEQFSPVHNLGSSHGGSRITRQAYFEDPAYVPLLLRAHELWEGIEQDSGIDAFYRCGGIMIGKPDSRTVAGSLLSAQKWDLPHELLDAAAIRERFPTMRPSDGDIGLYEAGAGYVVPESSVAAHLKLAERAGAELRFEEKVLRWSADESGVRVETSAGTYEAAQLVVCPGAWAPELLAELGVEFTIERQVQYWFAPSDVTAFQRHPIYIWEGDAGRQFYGFPAVDGSVKVAFFRGGQVCTPETIDRTVHAEEIADMTAFVRSRMPSLPWEFQRAATCMYTNTADEHFVIARHPARDRVVVACGFSGHGFKFVPVVGEILADLVEGGTAHPIALFDPARLTGAR from the coding sequence GTGCCGCACGACACGATCGTTATCGGACTGGGCGGGATGGGCAGCGCGGCCGCGTACCGGCTCGCGCAGCGCGGCCACCGCGTGCTCGGGATCGAGCAGTTCTCCCCCGTGCACAACCTCGGCTCCAGCCACGGCGGCTCGCGGATCACGCGGCAGGCGTACTTCGAAGATCCGGCCTATGTGCCGTTGCTGCTGCGCGCGCACGAGCTGTGGGAAGGCATCGAACAGGACTCCGGGATCGACGCCTTCTACCGCTGCGGCGGGATCATGATCGGCAAGCCGGACTCTCGCACGGTCGCGGGCAGCCTGCTCAGCGCCCAGAAATGGGACCTGCCGCACGAGCTGCTCGACGCGGCCGCGATCCGCGAACGCTTTCCGACCATGCGGCCGTCCGACGGTGACATCGGCCTGTACGAGGCGGGCGCAGGCTACGTCGTGCCCGAGTCGAGCGTCGCCGCGCACCTGAAGCTGGCCGAACGCGCGGGCGCCGAGCTGCGCTTCGAGGAGAAGGTGCTGCGCTGGTCGGCGGACGAGTCCGGCGTGCGCGTCGAGACCTCGGCCGGGACCTACGAGGCCGCACAGCTGGTGGTCTGCCCCGGCGCGTGGGCGCCGGAGCTGCTGGCTGAGCTGGGCGTCGAGTTCACGATCGAGCGGCAGGTGCAGTACTGGTTCGCGCCGTCGGACGTGACCGCGTTCCAGCGACATCCCATCTATATCTGGGAAGGCGACGCGGGCAGGCAGTTCTACGGCTTCCCCGCCGTCGACGGCAGCGTGAAGGTCGCGTTCTTCCGCGGTGGCCAGGTCTGCACACCCGAGACGATCGACCGCACCGTGCACGCCGAGGAGATCGCCGACATGACGGCGTTCGTGCGGTCGCGGATGCCTTCCCTGCCTTGGGAATTCCAGCGCGCGGCGACGTGCATGTACACCAACACGGCCGACGAGCACTTCGTCATCGCGCGGCACCCGGCACGGGACCGCGTGGTCGTCGCGTGTGGTTTTTCGGGGCACGGCTTCAAGTTCGTGCCCGTGGTGGGTGAGATCCTGGCCGACCTCGTCGAGGGCGGCACCGCGCACCCGATCGCCCTGTTCGACCCCGCTCGTTTGACAGGAGCAAGATGA
- a CDS encoding aromatic ring-hydroxylating dioxygenase subunit alpha, whose translation MTALPPSLLATLPGRFYTSPEIFAEEQTSIFENMWFCAVRGADLPAAGDFRTVTVGRESILVSRGRDGALRAFLNVCRHRGARVCTEESGTVRRAFQCPYHAWTYGLDGKLIAAPNLTSTPDVDRVRYGLTRVHLREWLGYAWVCLAPEPPSFEDDVIGAATARLGDAEAIEHYEIDELSVGRRITYDVRANWKLIIENFMECYHCATIHPELTEVLPEFAGGYAAQYYVGHGAEFGAGIDGFTIDGSPGFEKLAGVASEQDRRYYAITVRPQVFVNLVPDHVIFHRMYPLAADRTVVECDWLYSKDVVASGKDVSRSVELFDRVNVQDFEACERCQPAMSSRAYADGGVLMPSEHHIAEFHDWVRERLKR comes from the coding sequence ATGACGGCGCTCCCGCCCAGCCTGCTGGCCACGCTGCCCGGCCGTTTCTACACCTCGCCGGAGATCTTCGCCGAAGAGCAGACATCGATTTTCGAGAACATGTGGTTCTGCGCGGTCCGCGGCGCGGATCTGCCCGCGGCGGGCGATTTCCGCACCGTCACGGTGGGCCGGGAAAGCATTCTGGTCAGCCGGGGACGCGACGGCGCGCTGCGCGCGTTCCTCAACGTCTGCCGCCATCGCGGCGCGCGAGTGTGCACAGAGGAATCGGGAACGGTCCGCCGCGCGTTCCAATGTCCTTACCACGCTTGGACTTACGGCCTCGACGGCAAGCTGATCGCGGCGCCGAACCTGACCAGCACGCCCGACGTCGACCGTGTCCGTTATGGACTCACCAGGGTCCATCTGCGCGAGTGGCTCGGCTACGCGTGGGTGTGCCTGGCGCCGGAGCCGCCTTCGTTCGAAGACGACGTGATCGGCGCGGCCACCGCGCGGCTCGGCGACGCGGAGGCGATCGAGCACTACGAGATCGACGAGCTGTCGGTCGGCCGTCGTATCACCTATGACGTGCGCGCCAACTGGAAGCTGATCATCGAGAACTTCATGGAGTGCTACCACTGCGCGACGATCCACCCGGAGCTGACCGAGGTGCTGCCGGAGTTCGCGGGCGGCTACGCGGCGCAGTACTACGTCGGGCACGGCGCGGAGTTCGGCGCCGGGATCGACGGGTTCACGATCGACGGCTCACCGGGCTTCGAGAAGCTGGCGGGCGTGGCCTCGGAGCAGGACCGGCGGTACTACGCGATCACCGTGCGGCCGCAGGTGTTCGTCAACCTGGTGCCGGACCACGTGATCTTCCACCGGATGTATCCGCTGGCGGCGGACCGGACCGTGGTCGAATGCGACTGGCTGTACTCGAAAGACGTGGTGGCGTCCGGAAAGGACGTGTCGCGGTCGGTGGAGTTGTTCGACCGGGTGAACGTCCAGGACTTCGAGGCCTGTGAACGCTGCCAGCCCGCGATGTCCTCGCGGGCCTACGCCGACGGCGGGGTCCTGATGCCCTCGGAGCACCACATCGCCGAATTCCACGACTGGGTCAGGGAACGGTTGAAGCGGTAG
- a CDS encoding dTMP kinase, whose protein sequence is MGRLVVIEGLDGAGKRTLANGLTEALTSAGASVAALAFPRYGKSVHADLVKEALHRGHGDLADSVYGMAMLYALDRSGAADEIRVLRGSHDVVLLDRYVASNAAYGAARLHQDASGEFVAWVRALEVDRFGLPVPDAHLLLRVTPEVAAARAEHRARTEADRPKDAFESDDALQQRCAAVYDQLATGGWLAPWHDVAGADPVALAATLLA, encoded by the coding sequence GTGGGCCGATTGGTAGTCATCGAAGGTTTGGACGGCGCGGGCAAGCGCACCCTCGCGAACGGGCTGACCGAGGCGCTGACCTCGGCGGGCGCCAGCGTCGCCGCGCTCGCTTTCCCCCGCTACGGCAAGAGCGTGCACGCCGACCTGGTCAAGGAGGCACTGCACCGCGGTCACGGCGACCTCGCCGACTCCGTCTACGGCATGGCGATGCTCTACGCCCTCGACCGGTCCGGCGCCGCCGACGAGATCCGCGTCCTGCGCGGCAGCCACGACGTGGTCCTGCTCGACCGCTACGTCGCCTCCAACGCCGCGTACGGCGCGGCCCGCCTGCACCAGGACGCTTCGGGCGAGTTCGTCGCCTGGGTCCGCGCGCTGGAGGTCGACCGGTTCGGCCTGCCGGTCCCCGACGCACACCTCCTGCTGCGCGTCACGCCCGAGGTCGCGGCCGCCCGAGCCGAGCACCGCGCTCGCACGGAGGCGGACCGGCCGAAAGACGCCTTCGAGTCGGACGATGCCCTGCAGCAGCGCTGCGCGGCCGTGTACGACCAGCTGGCGACCGGTGGCTGGCTGGCGCCGTGGCACGACGTCGCGGGCGCGGACCCGGTCGCGCTGGCCGCGACGCTGCTCGCCTGA
- a CDS encoding papain-like cysteine protease family protein has protein sequence MPVYSKARVIGAACLTLWLVPPVQAHAAPSARSLDITMQAQERTQWCWAGSGNTIAAFHGATITQTRFCQLAHDESGDSCANLAGTLGDAQHAYAALGFSSPGTALADKVGYDDIKAQIEAGRPIQTRIGWTVGGGHIHVVYGYDSVQQRVYWGDPWPTNSRYNLSTYAYYSSNRSFSWTHTLIGVAK, from the coding sequence GTGCCGGTCTACTCCAAGGCGCGCGTCATCGGAGCCGCGTGCCTGACGCTCTGGCTGGTTCCACCTGTCCAGGCGCACGCCGCACCTTCGGCGCGCTCGCTCGACATCACCATGCAGGCCCAGGAGCGGACCCAGTGGTGCTGGGCCGGTTCGGGCAACACTATCGCCGCCTTCCACGGCGCCACGATCACCCAGACCCGCTTCTGTCAGCTCGCGCACGATGAGTCAGGTGACTCCTGCGCGAACCTCGCGGGCACGCTCGGCGACGCCCAGCACGCCTACGCCGCGCTCGGTTTCTCATCGCCGGGGACCGCGCTCGCGGACAAGGTCGGCTACGACGACATCAAAGCCCAGATCGAAGCGGGCAGGCCGATCCAGACCCGGATCGGCTGGACCGTCGGCGGCGGCCACATCCACGTCGTCTACGGCTACGACAGCGTCCAGCAGCGCGTCTACTGGGGCGATCCGTGGCCGACGAACAGCCGCTACAACCTCTCGACCTACGCCTACTACTCGAGCAACCGCAGCTTCTCCTGGACCCACACACTCATCGGGGTCGCGAAATGA
- a CDS encoding transposase, with translation MARDYRPVDREQEFLLPPSMADWLPDDHLVWFVIAVVGRLDTSAFHATAKRGGVGRRGYDPEMLLTLFVYAMAHGVSSSRRIERLCLTDVAFRIICAQDIPDHTVLARFRQRHEAALTDLLTESLVLAAELGMVSLGVVAFDGTKIAANASKDANRTEAHLRKLAEKFVEETAQTDAADDARFGADRRGDEPPPDLRDRTRRGERITAALEQIQSRRDAAEQAGEGRAEIARAYDAAVAALTRGGAPPRGADRVAVARARLDRERATAVSRWEAWHAQMRSGGGRRPSGKAAVPPEDHSRVRRARAAYEAALSRAEQAAATAKSQTQTDKFVANTTDPQSRLLKTRNGWVQGYNCQTAVSDDEFLVSARATQDTNDLDQFVPTADDVLATAGKLARRTGRGDLTVGVMIGDAGYDSTANLETAGPDRLIADAKGRTVNTRAATDPATGDPPKNATAREKMNHRLRTAEGVTLYRRRGAMIEAPNAWLKDRRGLTRFARRGLTAAQAELSLAAAVTNLLKLWTKGITTAQIRTT, from the coding sequence GTGGCAAGGGATTATCGGCCGGTTGATCGTGAGCAGGAGTTTCTGTTGCCGCCGTCGATGGCGGACTGGTTGCCGGATGATCATCTGGTGTGGTTCGTGATCGCGGTGGTGGGGCGGCTGGACACGTCGGCGTTTCACGCGACGGCGAAGCGTGGTGGGGTCGGGCGGCGTGGGTATGACCCGGAGATGCTGCTGACGTTGTTCGTGTATGCGATGGCGCATGGGGTGTCCTCGTCGCGGCGGATCGAGCGGTTGTGCCTGACCGATGTGGCGTTCCGGATCATCTGCGCGCAGGACATCCCGGATCACACGGTGCTGGCCCGGTTCCGCCAGCGTCACGAGGCGGCGCTGACGGATCTGCTGACCGAGTCGCTGGTGCTGGCCGCCGAACTGGGGATGGTGTCGCTGGGGGTGGTCGCGTTCGACGGCACCAAGATCGCCGCCAACGCGAGTAAGGACGCCAACCGCACCGAGGCTCACCTGCGGAAACTGGCCGAGAAGTTCGTTGAGGAGACCGCGCAGACCGACGCGGCCGACGACGCCCGCTTCGGCGCCGACCGGCGCGGCGACGAACCACCACCGGACCTGCGTGACCGCACCCGTCGCGGTGAACGGATCACGGCCGCGCTGGAGCAGATCCAGTCCCGTCGCGACGCGGCCGAGCAGGCCGGCGAGGGGCGGGCTGAGATCGCGCGGGCCTATGACGCCGCGGTCGCCGCCCTCACCCGTGGCGGGGCCCCGCCGCGAGGCGCGGACCGGGTCGCGGTGGCCCGAGCACGCCTGGACCGGGAGCGAGCCACAGCGGTGTCCCGCTGGGAGGCCTGGCACGCCCAGATGCGATCCGGCGGCGGGCGCCGCCCGTCGGGGAAAGCAGCGGTGCCGCCGGAGGATCACAGCAGGGTCCGGCGGGCCCGCGCCGCCTATGAGGCCGCGCTCTCCCGCGCTGAACAGGCCGCCGCCACCGCGAAATCCCAGACGCAGACCGACAAGTTCGTGGCGAACACGACCGACCCGCAATCACGGCTGCTCAAGACCCGCAACGGCTGGGTCCAGGGCTACAACTGCCAGACCGCGGTCAGCGACGACGAATTCCTCGTGTCCGCCCGCGCCACCCAGGACACCAACGACCTCGACCAGTTCGTGCCCACCGCCGATGATGTCCTCGCCACCGCCGGGAAGCTGGCCCGGCGCACCGGCCGCGGTGACCTCACCGTCGGCGTGATGATCGGCGACGCCGGCTACGACTCGACCGCCAACCTTGAGACCGCGGGCCCGGACCGTCTCATCGCCGATGCCAAAGGCCGCACCGTGAACACTCGAGCCGCCACCGACCCGGCCACCGGCGACCCACCCAAGAACGCCACCGCGCGGGAGAAGATGAACCACCGGCTACGCACCGCAGAAGGCGTGACCCTCTACCGACGACGCGGCGCGATGATCGAAGCACCCAACGCCTGGCTCAAAGACCGCCGCGGGCTCACCCGCTTCGCCCGCCGAGGACTCACCGCCGCCCAAGCCGAACTCTCCCTCGCCGCCGCAGTCACCAACCTGCTCAAACTCTGGACCAAGGGCATCACCACCGCCCAGATCCGCACCACCTGA
- a CDS encoding IS3 family transposase (programmed frameshift), with product MARSSRHPREVRERAVALVFEQVEQYSSQWEAITSIAAKVGVSAESLRRWVRQAETDQGARPGVTTAEEQRIRELERENRELRRANEILKAASGFLREGARPSTATLVAFITEYGDRFGVEPICAVLTEFGIKIAPSTYYAARVRPESARAVRDEELKKEIQRVYDENYRVYGARKIWWQLRRDGITVGRGRIERLMRAMGLAGAVRGKAIRTTVSDPDGVRAADLVKRQFTAGAPNRLWVADFTYVATWAGTVYVAFAIDVFSRKIVGWRASMSKETDLVLDAIEQGLRERDYRWSEGQERLIHHSDAGSQYTSFRFTQHLIDSGIDASIGTVGDALDNALAESTIGLYKTELIKPNRPWHNKQEVDVATAGWVEWYNNQRLHGACGGRPPVEFETLYESGDLISLVA from the exons ATGGCCCGGTCTTCGAGGCATCCGCGTGAGGTGCGTGAGCGTGCGGTTGCGTTGGTGTTTGAGCAGGTAGAGCAGTATTCGTCGCAGTGGGAGGCGATCACGTCGATCGCGGCGAAGGTGGGGGTGTCGGCGGAGAGCTTGCGTCGGTGGGTGCGGCAGGCGGAGACCGATCAGGGGGCGCGGCCGGGTGTGACGACCGCGGAGGAGCAGCGGATCCGCGAGCTGGAGCGGGAGAACCGTGAGTTGCGGCGGGCGAATGAGATTCTGAAGGCGGCGTCGG GCTTTCTTCGCGAGGGAGCTCGACCCTCGACCGCCACGCTCGTAGCGTTCATCACGGAATATGGGGACCGGTTCGGAGTCGAGCCGATCTGTGCCGTGCTGACCGAGTTCGGGATCAAGATCGCTCCGTCCACCTATTACGCCGCCCGCGTGCGCCCGGAATCGGCGCGCGCGGTGCGCGATGAGGAATTGAAGAAGGAAATCCAGCGGGTGTATGACGAGAATTACCGGGTGTATGGTGCCCGGAAAATATGGTGGCAGCTGCGCCGTGACGGGATCACCGTCGGGCGGGGCCGGATCGAGCGGCTCATGCGCGCGATGGGCCTGGCCGGCGCGGTGCGTGGGAAGGCAATTCGCACGACGGTGTCCGATCCTGACGGTGTCCGCGCGGCGGACCTGGTGAAACGCCAGTTCACCGCCGGCGCGCCGAATCGCTTGTGGGTGGCGGACTTCACCTACGTCGCCACCTGGGCCGGCACCGTCTACGTCGCCTTCGCGATCGACGTGTTCTCCCGCAAGATCGTCGGCTGGCGCGCGAGCATGTCCAAGGAAACCGATCTGGTGCTCGACGCCATCGAGCAAGGACTGCGTGAGCGGGATTATCGGTGGAGCGAGGGTCAGGAGAGGTTGATTCACCATTCCGACGCCGGGAGTCAGTACACGTCTTTTCGGTTCACGCAGCATCTTATCGATTCGGGTATCGACGCGTCAATCGGCACCGTCGGTGACGCACTCGACAACGCGCTCGCGGAATCAACCATCGGTTTATATAAGACCGAGTTGATTAAACCGAACAGGCCATGGCACAATAAGCAAGAAGTCGACGTCGCCACCGCCGGCTGGGTCGAGTGGTACAACAACCAGCGACTCCACGGAGCCTGTGGCGGCAGACCACCCGTCGAGTTCGAGACCCTGTACGAGTCAGGTGACCTGATCAGCCTGGTCGCCTGA
- a CDS encoding YjdF family protein, whose amino-acid sequence MNGEFTVFHDGRFWIGVYEFREDGHVRAARHIFGAEPTNAELLQFAAGPGFTALSREAERAPAVPMEIRARSRVSAKRLAKQAKKAQESAGVGTAAQRALRESVAERAVENKAARKRREAEEAARRRALARAQARAKHRGR is encoded by the coding sequence ATGAACGGTGAGTTCACCGTGTTCCACGACGGCCGGTTCTGGATCGGCGTCTACGAGTTCCGCGAGGACGGCCACGTTCGCGCGGCCCGCCATATCTTCGGCGCCGAGCCGACCAATGCCGAGCTGCTCCAATTCGCGGCAGGCCCGGGTTTCACGGCATTGTCCCGCGAAGCCGAGCGCGCTCCTGCCGTGCCGATGGAGATACGGGCACGGTCGCGTGTTTCCGCGAAAAGGCTCGCGAAACAAGCGAAGAAAGCGCAGGAATCAGCAGGAGTGGGCACGGCCGCGCAGCGCGCCTTGCGTGAGTCCGTCGCCGAGCGCGCCGTCGAGAACAAGGCCGCCCGCAAACGCCGCGAGGCCGAGGAAGCCGCCCGGCGCCGCGCGCTCGCCCGAGCCCAGGCCCGCGCCAAACACCGCGGGCGTTAG